The Lentisphaerota bacterium genome includes the window CACAGACCGGCCAGGGGAATCGGCTCCGCGCTCGTGTCCGCGGGTCCGAGGGTCATCTTCTGATGCGGCCCGATCATGCCGCCGTCATAGATAAACGAATAGACGCGCACCGCGATGACCGCGCGTCCGGCCGTGACAAGCCGCCCCGGCACCGTGTAAGAGCGCGGAACGCACCAATGCTGGTCTTCCAGATTCCGGCCCGTGGCGCCCACCGGCTCGCCGTTGAAATAGGTGATGTCCTGCTTGTCGATCGCTCCCAGTCCCAGCGTGAGATCCTTTCCCGCCCAGGCTTCGGGTATCGTGACGTCACGACGAAACCAGAACACGCCGTTGGTTTCATGGCCGGCGCGCAGCCAGGAGCCGGGAAGACGCATCGTCTCCCACGCGCGGTCGTCGTGCGCGGCATCGGCCCACCCGCTGGCCGCGCCGGTGTTGCCCGGGTCGCGGGGGTAGTTGAGCCCAAGCTGCCGATCCCGTGCCTCCTGGCTGTCGGGTTCGAACGGATCAAACCGCCCCCAGTACCCGGTGCTGGCCACCGACGCCTCATAGCGCGCCACCTCGTCGCGGGTTCGGCCGTGCTGCACCAGCTCCTCGCGGCTGATCCACGTTTCGATCCGCGTGCCGCCCCATGACGCATTGATCAGCCCGACGGCCACGCCCAGTTCCCGCGCCAGACGTCGACCGAAGAAGAATCCGACCGCCGTAAAATCAGCGATGGTCTCCGGGCTGGCGACCTGCCAGGCCGCCTGAACATCCGACTGCCGGCCAAGCAACGTCCGCTGCGGCACCCGCAGCGACCGGATGTCCCGGTCTGTCGGCGTCAGCGTCTGCGCGTCAAAGTCGATCTTGGAGACCGGCCACTCCATGTTGGACTGTCCCGAGCAGATCCAGACTTCGCCCAGCATCACGTCTGTGAGGCGCACATGGGCGTCGGGGTCGGGCGTGTTGACCTCGAGCACGTAGGGGCCGCCGGCGGGCATCGGCGGCAGGCGGGTGAGAAACCGGCCGTCGTCGCCCGAACGCGTCTCGGCCGTGTACGGTCCGAGCGTCACGCGCACGCGCAGCCCCGGCGTGGTCCAGCCCCAGACCGGCACCGGCATCTCGCGCTGCAAGACCGCGTGATCCGTGAACAGGTGCGCGAGTCGCAGCGCGTCTTTTTTCTTTTTTACACTCATGGCGATACCAAACCTTCCACATCCGCGCATGAAAACGCATCCAGAGAAGCCACAATCTGATCGGCCATCTGCACATCCTGCGG containing:
- a CDS encoding 9-O-acetylesterase produces the protein MRGAGPAVRHPAGCADGRSDCGFSGCVFMRGCGRFGIAMSVKKKKDALRLAHLFTDHAVLQREMPVPVWGWTTPGLRVRVTLGPYTAETRSGDDGRFLTRLPPMPAGGPYVLEVNTPDPDAHVRLTDVMLGEVWICSGQSNMEWPVSKIDFDAQTLTPTDRDIRSLRVPQRTLLGRQSDVQAAWQVASPETIADFTAVGFFFGRRLARELGVAVGLINASWGGTRIETWISREELVQHGRTRDEVARYEASVASTGYWGRFDPFEPDSQEARDRQLGLNYPRDPGNTGAASGWADAAHDDRAWETMRLPGSWLRAGHETNGVFWFRRDVTIPEAWAGKDLTLGLGAIDKQDITYFNGEPVGATGRNLEDQHWCVPRSYTVPGRLVTAGRAVIAVRVYSFIYDGGMIGPHQKMTLGPADTSAEPIPLAGLWRMKSEHEFGLVKPQTLPEGLGNPLSPYMLNDNMIQPLIPYAIRGAAWYQGESNDAISREYGWMLRALIRDWRRAWGQGDFTFLTVQLANFRTPLPYQANSTWATVREGQMSSLMEVNTGMAVAIDIGESNDIHPRNKQDVGSRLAQWALARTYGKPLMPSGPLFREHVIAGDRIRLRFDHTGGGLVARGGELKTFVIAGADGKFLPAAAEIEGDTVWVSAPDVPEPVAVRYAWADNPDGCNLYNQEGLPASPFRTDAW